Genomic DNA from Candidatus Bathyarchaeota archaeon:
CCCGGAATAGCACAGGCTCCTGCGGGACTAATGATAATTGGCGTCTAAGCGACTTCAGTCTCATCTTCCTAACATCAACTCCATCTATGAGTATGCGACCCTTTTGCGGATCATATAACCTAAGCACAAGGTTCGCGAGGGTTGTTTTTCCCGCTCCGGTCGGCCCGACAACTGCAAGTATCTCTCCAGGCTTGATATGGAGGTTGAACCCATCAAATACCTTGGTCCCATTATATCCGAAGGTTACGTTCTCAATTCCTATTTCGCCATTCTTAATTTCTAGGTCAACCGCGTCCTCAGCCTCTGTAACCTTCGGCTTCGCCTCAAGATAATCAAATATTCTCTCCGCAGCAGCTAGGGCTGATTGGAGCATGTTATAGTAAATTGTCAAGGTTATTATCGGGTTGAAGAACATCTCGACGTAGCTGTAGAAGGCTATAAGCGTCCCAATAGTTGTCTCGTTGTTGATGACTAAGTAGCCGCCGTAAAATATGAGCAGGGCTATAGTAGCAGCCCTTATCAGGCTTAGTACTGGGCGAGTTAGAGCCATAACCAGGGTTGCCCTAAGATTTGCACGCATCGTCTCATAGCTGACCCTCTCAAAACGTCTAAGGTTCTCGCCTCCCCTCTCAGAGAAGGATTGAGAGACCTTCATCCCAGCAACCGTTTGTTCAATATTTGATGTCAGCTCGCCGACCTTAGCGCGAACCTCCCGATATGCTCTATAGCTCCTTCGAGCCAAGAAAATGACTGAGACAACGATAAGCGGTATAAGCGACAATGTCACCAGTGTAAGATTTATGTTCAAGCTTAACATGGCTACCAGCGCACCGATTATCGTCAACGTGTTAAAAACGGCGTCGATGAAGCCTGTCGTAGCGGTCTGACCGACAGATTCCACGTCGCTTGTGAATCTGGATATAACCTGGCCAGCTGGCATCGTTGAGAAGAAAGAATAATCTAGCTCCACAGAATGGGCAAACAGCATTGACCGCAAATCGTAAAGTAGCCTTTGAGTTAACCACGCGATACTGTAGCTTCTCAGAATACCTAAGGCCCAGCCGCAGAGAGATATGACTGCGACGAGAATCGAATAGAAGATCAAGGCATCAATATTCCTCGCCATTATTCCGTCGTCGACGATGCGCTTTCCAAAGTACGGTCCTATCACATTCAGAATCAGGACGGCTGAGGCGACAACAGTGAAGAGCATCACTTTTATCTTATACCTCCAGATAAGCCTAAGGAGCTTCGCCATTATCTTAGAGGGGGGACTCTTAGGTTTGCCCTCTCCGCCCTCACGCGCATACCTGCCTATCATCCACCCCAATGTCTACTTAACCTCCCGTCTCTCCTGATGTGCGAACTGTGCATTGTAGATTCTCGCATATACGCCTCCAAGCCGCATGAGATCTTCATGAGTCCCATCTTCGACTACCTTGCCATTATCCATGACAATTATCCTGTCGGCTAGCTTGAGTGTTGAAAGCCTCTGGGTCACAATGAATGTTGTTCTCCCTTCTATGAGCTTTTTCAGCGCCTCAACTACCGTAGCTTCGGTCTCGGCGTCAAGGTTAGAAGTTGGATCATCAAGTAT
This window encodes:
- a CDS encoding ABC transporter ATP-binding protein/permease produces the protein MIGRYAREGGEGKPKSPPSKIMAKLLRLIWRYKIKVMLFTVVASAVLILNVIGPYFGKRIVDDGIMARNIDALIFYSILVAVISLCGWALGILRSYSIAWLTQRLLYDLRSMLFAHSVELDYSFFSTMPAGQVISRFTSDVESVGQTATTGFIDAVFNTLTIIGALVAMLSLNINLTLVTLSLIPLIVVSVIFLARRSYRAYREVRAKVGELTSNIEQTVAGMKVSQSFSERGGENLRRFERVSYETMRANLRATLVMALTRPVLSLIRAATIALLIFYGGYLVINNETTIGTLIAFYSYVEMFFNPIITLTIYYNMLQSALAAAERIFDYLEAKPKVTEAEDAVDLEIKNGEIGIENVTFGYNGTKVFDGFNLHIKPGEILAVVGPTGAGKTTLANLVLRLYDPQKGRILIDGVDVRKMRLKSLRRQLSLVPQEPVLFRDTVLENIRYGKPDATEDEIIEVIHSLGLEPLLNSLPEGLKTIVTEGGANLSVGQRQLINITRTLVRQPKIVILDEATSSVDPYTESILQEALKKLLKGRTCIIIAHRLSTTFLADRVIVIDKGKIVEEGTHEELLSKGGLYAKLYEIQIGQLMGAEVVSASEASDQKRL